In Nodosilinea sp. PGN35, the genomic stretch GGTAGACGGGGCGGGTGGTGCCGTCCGCGTAGGCCGGTGGCCCCTGCTCGGAGTCGTCGAAGGCAAAGCTCGACATCACCTGGGGTTTGCCGTAGGGAAAGGCCAGCATAAACACGTTGGCCAGGGCGTAGAGGTCGCCGTGCTTGTAGGTGAGGTAGTCGCCGCCGCCGCCGTGGCCCCGCTGTTTGTCGTGGTTGTCGGTAAACACTACCGCCTGGTCAGAGGGGGCCAGCCCCCAGCCCTCGCCCAGGGTGTGCAGGTTGGCCAGGGTTTGGCCCTCTAGCCCTAGAAAGGCCTCGCCCAGAAAGCGGCCATACTTAAAGTCGAGCACGTTGCCGCTGTCGTAGTAGTCCTGCTTGCGAATCGCCTCGGTGCCGGGGTCGATCACCTCCTGGTAAATGTAGAGGTCGGTATCGGGGTGGCGATCGCGCAGTTGCCCCAAAATCTGCCCCAGCTCCTCGTTGCGAATGTGCTTGGCGGCATCGATGCGAAAGCCCGCCACCCCCATATCCACCAGTTCGCTCAGGTAGTTGACGAGGGTCGTCTGCACCTGCTCAGAGGCGGTGTTGAGGTCGGCCAGACCCACCAGCTCGCACTGGGTGACGTTTTCGGCGTCGCCGTAGTCGGTCACGGGCTGGCGGCAGTCGTTAAAGTCTTCGGGGGCGTAGAGGTCGGGGTAGTCATACTTGCTGAACCGGGTGCCGGCGCTGCCCACCCCGTCTTCAAACCCGGCCATATGGTTGATGACGGCGTCGGCGTAGATGGCAACCCCGGCGTCGCGGCAGCGATCGATCATGGCTTGCAGCTCGGCGCGGCTGCCGCTGCGGCTCTCAAGCGCGTAGCTGACCACCTGGTAGCGCTGCCACCAGGGATAGCCGTAGTCGGGCAGCACGATATGCTCGTGGGGCGGTGAGATTTGCACCGCCCGATAGCCGTTGGGGCCAAGGTAGGTTTCGCACTCGGTGGCAATGTCGGCCCAGGTCCATTCAAACAGGTGCACCAGAGTGGTGGGTGGGGCCAGCTCAGCCGGAGCCTGGGTCAGCGAGATTTCAGAAGACAGTGCCGGAACTAAAGCACTGGGGGTTGCCAGCACCACCAGGCCCAACAGGCTACTGGCGGAGACAGCACCAAAGACGATTTTCCACATAGCGGTGTTTGGTCTAAAACAGTATAAAAATCAACATTTTTGAGCTATAGCGTTGGCCATTGTCATGGCTATCATGCACCTCCAACCGGCGAAAATAACCCTTCTGGGCCAAGACTCTCGGCGAGCTGGCAGAAATCCGGGCTGGGACTGCCATCTTCATGGCTGTGGGTATCATTGCAGCCATTATGGGGCCAGAGGCTGACCGGGAAGAAAGCCTCTGGCTCCGGCAGCGTCACCGCTACCTGGGCTGGCGGTCTCCCCGCTGGAGGAAGCAATCTCTGTCTGGCTGAGCTAGATTCAAAGTAAGCCCGTCGCCAGGGCTGTGTAAGTGGACAAAACTAACTGGCAAAACCGATGTAATGGCCCCTGAACAGAGGTGAAGGGGCCGCTCTCCACCGTCCTTTTATCCCTGCGATACCCTATGTTTTTACCCTTTTGTGCCCCCCCGGCCGCTGAATCCCGTCGCCAGTACCAGCGCCATAAGCTAGAGATGATGAAAGCCTGGCGCGACTCCCTGGAGGCCCGCCTAGCCGCTCTCAACGCCGCGATTAGCACTGTTGAGCAGCAGATCGGCCAGGACGGCGAATAGGGAGATGGGGGAGATGGGGAAGGCACCATAGAAACTATCTTGATCCTCCCCACCCTCCCTACCTTCCTCACCCTCCCTACCTTCCCCCCCTGTCTCCCCCATCTCTACAACCAAAGAATCAACTCCAGTTTTCTCACGCTGGGCTAGGAAAACTACACTTTTTAACGCCCTAGTCCCCTAGGATATGACCGTAGCGGATAGGTCTGTTGCCGGTCTGCTAGCTATCTTCGTTCTGGGTTGCTCCGTTGGTTATGCCTGACTCTTCTTCGCCCATGTCTGTGGCCCTGCCTCTGGCAGGTGCTGTTCCGCTGCTTCAGCCGATTGGGGTTAAGGCGCTCTACGGCCTCGCTCTCCAGGGCGAGCACCTGCTGGCGGTAGACCCTTTTCGCGGCTATCTGCTGCGCATTGCCCCCGAAACCGAGCAGGTGAAAATTCTCAACACCTCTCAGGCTGAGGCGTTTTACGGGGTGACCGGGATTGCCTGTTGGCAAGACCAGCTGTGGTTTAGCCGCGATCACACCGTCTACAGCACTCCCCTCAACGACCTCCAGCCGGTGCCGCTGCTGACCCTGCCCTACCCCGCCGACGGCGTAGCCGTGTGGGAAAACACCCTCTACATTAGCTGCAAAAAGGGGGGCTGTATTTTTGTCTGCGATCGCACCTCAGGGCAGCGCATCACCCAGTTTTCGGCCCCTGGCATTGGGGTAGAAAACCTCTCGGTGTGGGGCGACTACCTGTGGGCCTGTGACCAGGCCGAGCAGACCGTCTACTGCCTCGATCGCGCCACGGGCGAGCTGGTGGTCAAAATGCTCACCCCCTTTGCTACCCCTACCGGGCTGGCGGTGCCGCCCCACACCACCCCCGACAGCGGCACAGTCTGGGTGGCCTACGCCAACGAAGAGCCCTACGTGCGCGAAGACCCCAACGGCGCAGAGCCCTTTGTGCTGACCCTGCGCGATCGCACCCTGATTCATCCCCTCAGCTACCGCTGGTACAAAGAGGCCAACTACTGCCGCACCACCGGCTACCTGGTCGAAATGACCTACGTCGAAGAAATTGACACCCTCGAAGATGCTCTGCCCTTGGAGAATGTCGAGTGGCGCATTGCCTTTCCCACCACCACCGATCGCCAGCGCGTCAAGTCGGTTGAGCCCGTGGGCCTGCCCTTCAGCGAAGTGCAGCAGGCGGGCGAGCGGGTTGCCAGCTTTAAATTTGGCCGCATTGACCCCAACCAGCGCCACCTGTTCGGCTGGAAAGCCCTGGTTGAGGTCTACGGCATTAAGTACCAGCTCACCCCGCGCCAGGTCGAGTCGGCTCCCCCCCTGCCCCAGGAGTACGGCCCCCGCTACCTGATTGACGACGACGAACTGGCCATGGATACCTCCTTGATCCAGGCGGCGGCCCGCGAGAGCGTGGGCACCGAAACCAACCTGCTGCGCCAGGTGCTCAGCATTCGCAACTACGTCTACGACAAGCTCTCCTATGCGGTGACGCCGGCGATTGAAACCCCCGATGTGGTGCTTCAGCGGGGGCGCGGCTCCTGCGGCGAATACGTTGGCCTGCTGCTGGCCCTGATGCGCCTCAACGGCATCGCCTGTCGCACCGTGGGTCGCTATAAGTGCCCGGCCCACGCCGACCAGCCTGGCATCTACCTGGAGCCCGACTTCAACCACGTGTGGATAGAGTTCTACATTCCCGGCTTTGGCTGGGTGCCCATGGAGTCTAACCCCGACGATGTGCAGGAGGGCGGCCCCTACCCCACCCGCTTTTTCATGGGGCTGCCCTGGTGGCATGTCGAAATGGCCAAGGGCATTCCCTTTGAAAAGCTGATTCGCCCCGCCGACAGCCCCGAAGCGCGCCTGGGCGACCTGGCCGTCAATCACATGCGGTTCAAAATATTGGGCGAACTAACCCCCTAGTACCGCTACGGAGTTCAAAATGCAAAGTTCAAAAGGAAAAATCCTGAGGATGTCAGCGTTTCAAGCTACCTAAACAGTGGGTTTGTTTCTGCGCTGTACCAGCACCCTGCGGCATAGGTCAGCCAACCCTTCCTGCCACCTGTCACCTCACACCTGGCACTGCCAACAAACCGGGACTGGCCCAACCAGAGATCAGCCCAGGCGGATTCAGCGTTAGTTCAGCCCGTTGTTCAATAATGGCTAAGATAGGCCAGGTCAACCATTTCTTGTAACTCCATGGCTATTTCTAAAGACGAAACCAAGCAGCTGCTTGAGCGGATGATTTTTGACGCCACCGACCCCCAGGACTGGGTGCAAGACGTGTGGGGTCTCAGCCCGATGATGGGCGATAGCGCCGCTAAGCTGCTGGAGGCTTTTTACATTCTCATCGACTGCTGCCCTGAAGAGCAGCTCGACAACCTGGTCAAGGGACTGTATCGAGAGCAGCTAGAGCTTTAGCTGTCCATGCCTTTTGGCGCAAAATTTGGCTTTGAATCAGCGGTCAACCGGGGTCGGCGAGCCGCTTTCTGCCCATAGCTGCTGAGGGCCGAGTTGTTCCTACATATTTTGCGAACCACATCTTCTACCTGGGCTTCCCAACTCTTTGAATAGGAGAAAAACTGATCCCTCAGGGCGATGGCGTTCTTCTGCTTTTGCCGATAGAAGTCTTTGTCTGTCGCCAGCCTTAAAATAGCATTTAAGTAGCCATCCACATCGTCAGGGGCAACCTCTACCGCCGCCTCCCTGACGACCGACAGGGCAGGACACACCGCTGAGGTAACAATTGGTCGCCCCATAATGACACCCTCAGCCACAACCTTGTTAAAGCCTTCAACGAAATGTACCGTTGTTGGAACGACGATAACGTGGGACATCTCGTACATCTTGCGAAGCTGATCCCGCTGGCAATGCCCGTGCACCACAAACTGTTTTGCGAGGCCGG encodes the following:
- a CDS encoding transglutaminase family protein, which encodes MPDSSSPMSVALPLAGAVPLLQPIGVKALYGLALQGEHLLAVDPFRGYLLRIAPETEQVKILNTSQAEAFYGVTGIACWQDQLWFSRDHTVYSTPLNDLQPVPLLTLPYPADGVAVWENTLYISCKKGGCIFVCDRTSGQRITQFSAPGIGVENLSVWGDYLWACDQAEQTVYCLDRATGELVVKMLTPFATPTGLAVPPHTTPDSGTVWVAYANEEPYVREDPNGAEPFVLTLRDRTLIHPLSYRWYKEANYCRTTGYLVEMTYVEEIDTLEDALPLENVEWRIAFPTTTDRQRVKSVEPVGLPFSEVQQAGERVASFKFGRIDPNQRHLFGWKALVEVYGIKYQLTPRQVESAPPLPQEYGPRYLIDDDELAMDTSLIQAAARESVGTETNLLRQVLSIRNYVYDKLSYAVTPAIETPDVVLQRGRGSCGEYVGLLLALMRLNGIACRTVGRYKCPAHADQPGIYLEPDFNHVWIEFYIPGFGWVPMESNPDDVQEGGPYPTRFFMGLPWWHVEMAKGIPFEKLIRPADSPEARLGDLAVNHMRFKILGELTP
- a CDS encoding alpha-amylase family protein; translated protein: MWKIVFGAVSASSLLGLVVLATPSALVPALSSEISLTQAPAELAPPTTLVHLFEWTWADIATECETYLGPNGYRAVQISPPHEHIVLPDYGYPWWQRYQVVSYALESRSGSRAELQAMIDRCRDAGVAIYADAVINHMAGFEDGVGSAGTRFSKYDYPDLYAPEDFNDCRQPVTDYGDAENVTQCELVGLADLNTASEQVQTTLVNYLSELVDMGVAGFRIDAAKHIRNEELGQILGQLRDRHPDTDLYIYQEVIDPGTEAIRKQDYYDSGNVLDFKYGRFLGEAFLGLEGQTLANLHTLGEGWGLAPSDQAVVFTDNHDKQRGHGGGGDYLTYKHGDLYALANVFMLAFPYGKPQVMSSFAFDDSEQGPPAYADGTTRPVYRNGQTNCFGEWVCEHRWPAISGMVGFRNATRPVAEVTDWWSNQANQIAFGRGNLGFVAINREAQPLTHTFQTQLPQGRYCNVVQGGLTADGTACTSDATVVLVNRAGQFTATLPPMTALAIHVEAKLTR